The following are from one region of the Pirellulales bacterium genome:
- a CDS encoding DUF4214 domain-containing protein, with product MLRRTARPVPSRRRPTLRPVPRRSRRRLRLDSLEARTLLSASGALSTATASSEPTWVSQGPGPETGGVAEGTFDTGGSAANPDNPVAGAIDAIAIDPVPADGSVVYVGAVGGGVWKTSDANDATPQWTPLSDSLPSLAISALAVDPHDPTGQTLYAGTGSVSAARDVFFATANGPAPYGAAGIYKTTDGGATWTVLNQDAAGDDVLGGKTVVAIAFATNPANGSKTVLAATITTSGNGGLYHSSDGGATWSEVTPADGLPAGNVTSVVSDPADASIAYAAVRGQGVFRSDDGGQTWAATTNSDLDINSGQASVRLAIAGHAVFAAVLSSGPAFGSAEFNGGQLLQLARSGDQGDTWVSMNLPQDANGVGLYPTNAAFYFSMMADPNDAGGDTVFVGGSFAPQFPYWGRHFRGVFSSTAPAMNNTQWQNLDGANANNTATHANSRAMVFDTAQNTVLEADEGGIYKLHDPANANNARQWSVMNGNLQVAEFLSVAYDERAGVVVGGSQDVGAGTQSAPGSQTWNQLPSNLVSNGYVVAVDNSGPGDVRYFTSHSMSTVWRVSYNASNQPVLPAEQVNLAAAGTPTVAGSGVLAADWGSIGPFPLVLNSVDPSRMLLGYHGLYESLATDASGNPALTGDVVQNVTPAAMKGTVTALAYGGRSASGDNPDVAFVGTSSGQLFVRTAAGGPFTPVTAYSGGAVRSIVLLPDDWQTAYVMDDANLYKITIAGQNAASASIAVTGNLGQLTSDFGSLAVYSPTHTPGDEVVLVGAVDGVYRTLDPNDGANAVWAPYGRSLPHVPVSDLHYDATSDLLLAGTAGRGAWTVADASQTLLPALQAVGGFTLGATEGVAAAAQTVATFADPAGLQPLDQYTATIDWGDGSSTSAGTVSFDSASQVFSVTAGHIYTEDGTDAIHVVIERGIASSVTATSTAVVSESPVTGSGATLTGTPSAELSAAVVATFSHGTGVEPASAFTASIDWGDGATAAGTVFESAGSYSVLGSHAYVAAGQYGMEVTISDDRRATLLAGSAVIGTPHQLYVTAVYHDVLGRAPDAGGLTYWSNLLDSGAAISSVAEAIAHSDEYYANFVIKPTYLKLLGRPADAAGVTYWTGQMDAGVTDQELEADLVSSAEFYNNAGGTNLAWIDAVYKLLLGRPADANGESFWTSQFAAGLTLNGAAQGIAGSQENNTQLINDDYFHYLGRPADTGGLNYWLAQFAAGKTNEDVIAGFTGSAEYYQEHSAPS from the coding sequence ATGCTACGCCGAACAGCACGCCCAGTTCCCTCCCGCCGCCGCCCAACGCTTCGCCCGGTGCCGCGTCGTTCACGCCGCCGCTTGCGGCTTGACTCTCTGGAAGCTCGCACGCTCTTGTCGGCCAGCGGCGCGCTTTCCACGGCGACCGCATCGAGCGAGCCAACCTGGGTCAGTCAAGGACCCGGACCCGAAACCGGCGGCGTTGCCGAGGGGACGTTTGACACGGGCGGCTCGGCCGCGAACCCCGACAACCCGGTCGCCGGCGCGATCGATGCCATTGCGATCGATCCCGTCCCGGCCGACGGCAGCGTGGTCTACGTGGGGGCGGTCGGTGGCGGCGTTTGGAAAACGAGCGACGCCAACGATGCCACGCCGCAGTGGACGCCGTTGAGCGACAGCCTCCCCTCGCTTGCCATCAGCGCTTTGGCGGTCGATCCCCACGATCCAACCGGTCAGACGCTTTACGCCGGTACGGGCAGCGTGAGCGCTGCCAGGGACGTGTTCTTCGCGACCGCCAACGGACCCGCACCCTACGGCGCCGCCGGCATCTACAAAACGACCGATGGCGGCGCCACCTGGACCGTGCTCAATCAAGACGCCGCCGGCGACGACGTGCTCGGTGGCAAAACGGTCGTGGCCATCGCCTTCGCGACAAACCCCGCCAATGGAAGCAAAACCGTCTTGGCGGCAACCATCACGACGAGCGGCAACGGCGGTCTGTATCACAGCAGTGACGGAGGCGCCACCTGGAGCGAGGTGACGCCGGCCGACGGCCTGCCCGCGGGTAACGTGACCAGCGTCGTAAGCGATCCGGCGGATGCTTCAATCGCCTACGCCGCAGTGCGGGGGCAAGGCGTTTTTCGCAGCGACGACGGCGGACAAACCTGGGCCGCGACCACGAATTCGGATCTCGACATCAACAGCGGCCAAGCCAGCGTGCGGCTGGCCATTGCCGGCCACGCGGTCTTCGCGGCCGTACTTTCCAGCGGCCCGGCGTTCGGTTCTGCGGAGTTCAACGGCGGCCAGCTTCTCCAGCTTGCACGCTCCGGCGATCAGGGCGACACGTGGGTGAGCATGAATTTGCCGCAAGACGCCAACGGCGTGGGGCTCTATCCGACGAACGCCGCGTTCTATTTCTCGATGATGGCCGATCCGAACGATGCTGGCGGAGACACCGTCTTCGTCGGCGGGAGCTTCGCGCCCCAATTCCCCTATTGGGGACGCCACTTCCGCGGCGTGTTTTCATCGACCGCCCCGGCCATGAACAACACGCAGTGGCAGAACCTGGACGGCGCGAATGCGAACAACACGGCGACTCACGCCAACTCACGCGCCATGGTGTTTGACACGGCCCAGAACACCGTACTTGAGGCCGACGAAGGAGGAATCTACAAGCTGCACGATCCGGCCAACGCGAACAACGCGCGGCAATGGTCGGTGATGAACGGCAATCTGCAGGTCGCCGAGTTTCTTAGCGTCGCCTACGACGAGCGCGCCGGCGTCGTCGTGGGTGGCAGCCAGGACGTGGGGGCGGGCACGCAATCGGCCCCCGGCAGCCAAACCTGGAACCAGTTGCCCAGCAATCTTGTCAGCAACGGCTATGTCGTCGCGGTGGACAACAGCGGGCCGGGAGACGTGCGCTACTTCACCTCGCATTCCATGAGCACCGTATGGCGCGTTTCTTACAACGCCTCGAATCAGCCGGTCCTGCCGGCCGAGCAGGTCAATCTGGCCGCGGCCGGCACGCCGACCGTCGCGGGCAGCGGCGTCTTGGCCGCCGACTGGGGGAGCATCGGGCCGTTTCCGCTGGTGCTGAACAGCGTCGATCCGTCGCGAATGCTGCTCGGCTACCACGGGCTGTATGAGAGCCTCGCCACCGATGCCAGCGGAAACCCGGCCCTCACCGGCGACGTCGTGCAAAACGTCACGCCGGCCGCGATGAAGGGCACCGTGACGGCGCTGGCCTACGGCGGGCGCTCCGCCAGCGGCGACAATCCCGATGTCGCCTTTGTCGGCACTTCCAGCGGGCAGCTTTTTGTCCGCACCGCTGCGGGCGGCCCGTTTACGCCGGTCACCGCCTACTCCGGCGGCGCGGTGCGCAGTATCGTACTTCTGCCCGACGATTGGCAGACGGCCTACGTCATGGACGACGCCAATCTCTACAAGATCACCATCGCGGGGCAGAACGCCGCCTCGGCGAGCATCGCCGTCACGGGCAACCTGGGGCAATTGACTTCTGATTTCGGCTCGCTGGCGGTCTACTCGCCGACGCACACGCCGGGGGACGAAGTGGTGCTGGTGGGAGCGGTGGACGGCGTTTACCGAACGCTCGACCCCAACGACGGCGCGAATGCCGTTTGGGCCCCCTACGGACGATCACTGCCGCACGTCCCGGTGAGCGATTTGCACTACGACGCCACGTCCGACCTGCTGCTGGCGGGCACGGCCGGCCGTGGCGCTTGGACGGTGGCCGACGCCAGCCAGACGCTGTTGCCCGCCCTCCAGGCCGTTGGCGGGTTTACGCTTGGCGCGACGGAAGGCGTCGCCGCGGCGGCCCAGACCGTCGCCACCTTCGCCGACCCGGCCGGTCTCCAACCGTTGGACCAGTACACGGCGACCATCGACTGGGGCGACGGCAGTTCGACCTCGGCGGGCACGGTCAGCTTCGATAGCGCCAGTCAGGTCTTCAGCGTGACGGCCGGCCACATCTATACCGAAGACGGCACCGATGCGATTCACGTGGTGATTGAACGCGGCATTGCGTCATCCGTCACGGCGACAAGCACGGCGGTCGTCAGCGAGTCACCCGTTACCGGTAGCGGCGCCACGCTCACCGGCACGCCGTCCGCGGAGTTGAGCGCGGCGGTCGTCGCCACGTTTAGTCATGGCACTGGAGTTGAGCCGGCTTCGGCGTTCACCGCCAGCATCGATTGGGGCGACGGCGCCACGGCGGCCGGCACCGTTTTCGAGTCGGCCGGCTCGTACAGCGTGCTGGGCTCGCACGCTTATGTCGCCGCCGGCCAATACGGAATGGAGGTCACGATCAGCGACGACCGGCGAGCAACCCTGCTGGCCGGCAGTGCGGTCATCGGCACGCCGCACCAACTCTATGTAACCGCCGTTTACCACGACGTGCTCGGCCGCGCGCCTGACGCGGGCGGTCTCACCTATTGGTCGAACTTGCTCGACTCCGGCGCCGCCATCAGCAGTGTGGCCGAGGCCATCGCCCACAGCGACGAATACTACGCCAACTTCGTCATCAAGCCCACCTACCTGAAACTTTTGGGCCGGCCGGCCGACGCGGCCGGCGTGACCTATTGGACCGGTCAGATGGATGCGGGTGTCACCGATCAAGAGCTGGAGGCCGATCTCGTCTCGTCCGCGGAGTTTTACAACAACGCCGGCGGCACCAACCTCGCTTGGATCGACGCGGTCTACAAGCTCTTATTGGGCCGCCCGGCCGACGCCAACGGCGAGAGCTTCTGGACCAGCCAGTTCGCCGCCGGCCTGACGCTGAATGGCGCGGCCCAAGGCATCGCGGGCAGCCAAGAGAACAATACGCAGCTCATCAACGACGACTATTTCCACTATCTGGGCCGGCCCGCCGACACCGGCGGATTAAACTATTGGCTGGCCCAATTCGCCGCCGGCAAGACCAACGAAGACGTGATCGCCGGCTTCACCGGCTCGGCGGAATACTACCAAGAGCATTCCGCACCGTCATAA